A section of the Vicinamibacteria bacterium genome encodes:
- a CDS encoding Sb-PDE family phosphodiesterase, translated as GSRRITFPNVPGYLTHKCDLHQHSVFSDGSVWPDIRVEEAVKDGLDAVSLTEHLEYQPHREDIPHEDRNRSYELARELARDHDLLVIHGSEITRDMPPGHANAIFIRDANTILREDAIGAFREAHSQGAFIFWNHPDWVEQAPDGIARLTPMHRQLIEERLLHGIEVVNEQTISEEALQIALDEGLTVLGTSDIHGLVDWEFDVPGGGHRPITLVFAKERTSEGIREALFAGRTVVWYRNQLIGLPEFVEPLLLASIVVRGARYLEDSRVVEVTIENLSDASFSLKNLGDVSFQRSTDIVTLAPHEETTLGVKGASLGERLELRFEVENALVAPRRHPEIRLETWFDAGAPR; from the coding sequence GCGGCTCTCGCCGTATCACCTTTCCGAACGTTCCCGGCTATCTGACGCACAAGTGTGACCTGCATCAGCACTCGGTGTTTTCGGATGGCAGCGTGTGGCCGGACATACGAGTCGAGGAAGCGGTAAAGGACGGCCTCGACGCGGTTTCCCTCACCGAGCATCTCGAGTATCAGCCTCATCGGGAAGACATTCCCCACGAGGACCGCAATCGCTCCTATGAGCTCGCCCGCGAGCTCGCTCGAGACCACGACCTTCTCGTCATTCATGGCTCGGAGATCACCCGCGACATGCCTCCGGGGCATGCCAACGCCATCTTCATCCGGGACGCGAACACCATCCTTCGAGAAGATGCGATCGGTGCTTTCCGCGAAGCTCACTCCCAGGGGGCGTTCATCTTTTGGAACCACCCCGATTGGGTGGAACAGGCTCCCGATGGGATCGCGCGGCTCACCCCCATGCATCGGCAGCTCATTGAGGAGAGGCTCCTTCACGGGATCGAGGTCGTCAACGAGCAAACGATTTCCGAAGAGGCATTACAGATCGCTCTCGACGAGGGCCTGACCGTCCTGGGAACGTCCGACATCCATGGCCTCGTCGACTGGGAGTTCGACGTCCCGGGCGGCGGTCATCGCCCGATCACGTTGGTGTTCGCAAAGGAGCGCACCTCGGAGGGCATTCGCGAGGCTCTTTTTGCGGGACGCACGGTCGTCTGGTATCGAAACCAGCTGATCGGACTTCCCGAGTTCGTGGAGCCGCTCCTGCTCGCGTCGATTGTCGTCCGCGGCGCTCGCTATCTGGAGGATTCCAGGGTCGTCGAAGTGACGATTGAAAACCTATCCGATGCGTCATTCTCGTTGAAGAACCTGGGAGACGTCTCCTTTCAGCGCAGCACCGATATCGTCACCCTTGCACCTCACGAGGAAACGACACTTGGGGTCAAGGGAGCGTCTTTGGGAGAGCGTCTCGAGCTCCGGTTCGAAGTCGAGAACGCGCTCGTCGCCCCCCGCAGGCACCCGGAAATTCGGCTCGAGACCTGGTTCGACGCCGGGGCCCCGCGGTGA